From Deltaproteobacteria bacterium:
GCGGGCACGTTCTCGCCGCTGCTCGCGATGGACGACGCCGCGTTCCGCGGCGACCTCGAGGCCAACGCGATGCCGGCGTTCTTCGCGGTGAAGTACGGCGGCCGCGCGATCGCACGCAGCGGCGGCGGCTCGATCGTGCTGATGTCCTCGAACTCCGCGGCGTTCTCGAACCGCTACCTCGGCGGCTACGGCGCCGCGAAAGCCGCGGTCGACTACCTCGCGCGCGTCGCGGCCGACGAGCTCGGCCACCTCGGCGTGCGCGTCAACTCGATTCGCCCCGGCATCACGCGCACGGACGGCACCGAGTTCCTCGCGTCCACGCCGCACTTGTTGGGGCAGTTCCTCGCGCAGCAGCCGCTGAACCACCTCGGCGAGCCCGGCGAAGTCGCCGACGCGATCCGCTTCCTGGTAGGCCCCGAGTCGCGCTGGATCACGGGACAGAATCTCACGATCGACGGCGGCCACTCGCTGCGCGCGTTCCCGGCGCTCGACGAAATCGCACGCGGCGCGATCGGCGCGGAGCGCTTCGAGGCGGCGCAGCGCGGCACGCTGGATGACTGACCGAGGGCTCACGCACGTCGCGCTGCCCGTCACGAACATCGCCGCGAGCGTCGCCTTCTACGCGAAGTACGCGGCGATGCGCGTCGTGCATCAGCGGGTCGACGCGAGCGACGGGCGTGAGGTGGTGTGGCTCACGGACGGCACGCGCCCGTTCGTGATCGTGCTGATCCAGGCCGACAAGGTCGCCGCGCCGCTGCTGCCGATCGCGCATCTCGGCGTCGGCTGCGCCTCGCGCGACGAGGTCGATCGCTTCGTCGCGGAGGCGCGCGCGGAGCAGCGCCCCGTGTGGGGGCCGACCGATTCAGGCCCGCCGGTCGGCTACTGGGCGCTGATCAGCGACCCCGACAACCACACGCTCGAGCTGTCGCACGGCCAGGAGATCGGACTCGCCACGCTTCGCGGCTGAATCGCGAGCCTGCGCAGCTAACGTCCTCGCGATGCGCGCGCGTGAACTCGCATGAGCTGGCTCGGACTCGTCGCGATCTTCGCGCTGATCCTGTTGAACGCGTACTTCGTCGCCACCGAGTTCGCGCTCGTCGCGGTGCGGCGCAGCCAGGTGCAGCTTTGGAAGAGCGAAGGCGTGCCCGGCGCCGCTTCGGTCGCGCGCACACTCGACCGTCTCGACGACGCGATCGCGGCGACGCAGCTCGGCATCACGCTCGCGAGCATCGGCCTCGGATTCCTCGGGGAGCCGGCGCTCGCAGACCTCCTCTCTCCGCTCGTCGCCGACCTCGGCGCGGACTCTCAGGCCACGGCGCACGCGATCGCCATCGGCATCGCCTTCACGTTCGTGACGTTCCTCCACGTCGTCGTGGGCGAGCTCGCACCCAAGGCGCTCGCGCTCGACCGCCCCGGCCCCGTCGCGCTGATCTGCGCGCGCCCGCTGTTGCTGTTCGGCGCGCTCTTCCGCCCGCTGATCAGCGTGATGAACCGCGCGGGCAACCTCCTCGTGCGCGCGATCGGCGTGCCGCCTGCGGGCCACGGCGAGAAGTCGCACTCGGTGGCCGAGCTCGCGCTGCTCGTGCGCGAGGCCGGCGACGCGGGTCAGCTGCGCAGCGACGCGGCACAGATGCTCGGCAACCTGTTCCGCATCACCGACAAGACCGTGGCCGACGTGCTGATCCCTCGCGATCAGGTGAAGGCGATCCCGCGCAACATGGCGATGGACGACATGCTCGACCTCGTGCGCGAGGAGGGCTTCACGCGCTTTCCCGTCTACGACGGCACGCTCGACAACATCGTGGGCGTGCTGCACGCGAAGGACGTGTTCTACCTGCACTCGCTCTCGCTGCTCGTGATCCTCGACGACGCGCTGCGCCCGCACCAAGAGATCGCGCCGGACGTCTCGCTCGCCGACGCGCTGCGCCTGTTCCGCCGCGAGCGCCGCCACCTCGCCGTCGTGCGCGGCGCCGAAGGCAAGGTGCTCGGCATCATCACGCTCGAGGACGTGCTCGAGCAGATCGTCGGCGCCATCGAGGACGAGCAAGACATGGAAGAAGCGCAGGCGCCGATGGAGCTGAGTTAGCTGGTGCGCATCACGCGGCCGCGATTGTCACGCATCTC
This genomic window contains:
- a CDS encoding VOC family protein, whose product is MTDRGLTHVALPVTNIAASVAFYAKYAAMRVVHQRVDASDGREVVWLTDGTRPFVIVLIQADKVAAPLLPIAHLGVGCASRDEVDRFVAEARAEQRPVWGPTDSGPPVGYWALISDPDNHTLELSHGQEIGLATLRG
- a CDS encoding SDR family oxidoreductase codes for the protein MTSRNNPRKPRSVATAASIEGPLFGKRILVIGGSRGIGFATARLVAAHGAHVVISARRKPVLQDALVALEREVPGASLDAILCNGANAKQVRRAVDFVADGGGLHALVCIPGAGTFSPLLAMDDAAFRGDLEANAMPAFFAVKYGGRAIARSGGGSIVLMSSNSAAFSNRYLGGYGAAKAAVDYLARVAADELGHLGVRVNSIRPGITRTDGTEFLASTPHLLGQFLAQQPLNHLGEPGEVADAIRFLVGPESRWITGQNLTIDGGHSLRAFPALDEIARGAIGAERFEAAQRGTLDD
- a CDS encoding HlyC/CorC family transporter, which produces MSWLGLVAIFALILLNAYFVATEFALVAVRRSQVQLWKSEGVPGAASVARTLDRLDDAIAATQLGITLASIGLGFLGEPALADLLSPLVADLGADSQATAHAIAIGIAFTFVTFLHVVVGELAPKALALDRPGPVALICARPLLLFGALFRPLISVMNRAGNLLVRAIGVPPAGHGEKSHSVAELALLVREAGDAGQLRSDAAQMLGNLFRITDKTVADVLIPRDQVKAIPRNMAMDDMLDLVREEGFTRFPVYDGTLDNIVGVLHAKDVFYLHSLSLLVILDDALRPHQEIAPDVSLADALRLFRRERRHLAVVRGAEGKVLGIITLEDVLEQIVGAIEDEQDMEEAQAPMELS